tacttaaaacacatttatacatattcTGTATATCATATTAATATCAGTGCAGTAGTTCACACTCCTCTTGTTAGTGGGTTTTCTctaggttctccggtttcctcccacagtcatattggactctctaaattggccataggtgtgagtgtgatggactggtgacctgtccagggtgtaccacgcCTTTCgctccatgtcagctgggattggcaccagagaagtgaataaatgaatgaatattaatgTGACAGATATAGGACATAAGACATCACCCAGTTGCTTCTGTAGCTTCAGTAGCACAGGTGCACCACCTACCTACCAGGTGACCTACATGAATTCCTCCACCCTGGTTCCCagaacacagcaacaacagcgcGTTTGTTTGAGTAGGATCAGGTGTCAGAGGGATCACAGGTATAACCAGGTGTAACCAGGTCAGCGCTCATATGAGAAGAAGCTCCACCAACAAGGATACATGGAGACGCACACGACCTAACAATGTTATGTTAATATTGCTGTAATGCCAATGCAACACTAATGTAACACTAACATAGACTACAGTAATGCTAATGCAAAGCTAACATAAATAACGTATCGCGAACAATAAATGTAGTCCAAAGGTGTAGACGGCACAACGCGATGTCATGatggaaaagaaatgaaaagaaaagagtggtTAAACTATCAgttataatgataatgatagtTATATCATTATCATgatagtttgtttgtgtgtgtgtgttgtaatgtgATGCCTGTGTATTATTGTAATGAGGTCACATcaaagacaaaagcaaaaactgtaGGTCTACTTCTTACTcaacgcgcgcacacacacacacacacacagcctgtgttgtgtgtgcgtgcgtgtgtgtgggtggggtcCAGGTGTTTATTAGCCACTGTGTATGACAGGTGAAATCAGACGCAGGATTAACAGCTCGGTGAGTGACATGTCTGTGatttaagatgttttaaaaTTATACTCAATTTCAAGAAAGATACATTAttcaagttattattattactattattttcaatttcataTTTAACGTTTTTATGTTATCCGATGGATTGAATTGCTTGAAATgttcattcaaacaaaaaccttttttctttgtctcagtAGAACTTTTTAGACTGTTACTATGTTTCTTATAAAGGatggactgtccctttaataaCAGTTATTAACTAAAGTAAATACAGTTAAAGCTTTGATGATCAATGAAAAATGTATCTATTTTatgtttgttcatttctgtAAAGGAAATcccatgtaaaataaaatacagcaacTCAGTTTAATCCATTGGTTCCAATTTGTTTTAACCCAGTTTACAGCAGGCATACAGATGTTTGATGACTCTGCGCAGATTGTGCTCGACAGGTTAATTATTTTGTGGAATTCTAGAGAagctgaataaaacaaacaggaaacatgcTATTATAACATAGAAGAAACGTTGATATAATAATAGTGAAACACAATGTAACACTAAAGTAATGCTAACATTAAGCAGATATTATGATCACATAATGATAACAAAACGCTAATACACTAATGTTCAATGTGCCCATGcttcagtgtgacagtgttCTGGTCATGTGATtgtataatatatgaaattAATTTTTTCTGTAGACCATGCTGACCTTCCCTCTTTACCTCCTGCTGATGGTGGTGTCCCTCCCCATCATCGTGGTAATGCCTCAGACCATTCCCTTGAACAATACATACTCTCCAGGAGAAAACATGACTCAGGAGGAGCACTGCCACGAGCTGCTGTATTCACCAGACCCTGTGCCAATGGACGAGCTCCCATGGTACTGTCTGTGCATGCAATGTCAGGACAGCAAGGGGCCcaaaggagacagaggagacctTGGATTGCCAGGTACAATGGCAACAGTCCTCTGCTTTAAAGAGACAGTGTCACTTTTTATTGACTATTGACTATAGTGTGATTTACTGATACACAGTCAACAATTTCAGTGCCTCATTcatacctatggtcaatttagtgaCCTCTTTGTCCTCATTCTCCGCTCTGCCCTCATTGTCTCTATTAGCCTATATGCATTCACTGTCCTCCCAGTCATCTCTGTCCTCACTATACCTTTCTTCTGTCAGGCATGCCCGGAACTGCAGGAAGACGGGGTGTGAAAGGGTACCGTGGTATTCAAGGTTTTATGGGCACACCAGGGATGAAAGGTAAATGTCTCTCGGTTTCTTTGACCTAATTCCTCTTCTACGTCCCACTTCACCTGGTTCTGATATTCTTGCTCCTCAGGACAGAAAGGAAACGATGGTGAAAGGGGACAACCAGGACTTTGTGGGATGGTGGGATTCCAAGGATCCAAAGGTTTTAAAGGTGAGGAAAGTGCCATCAAATTTCTGGCTCctttagtttcagtttcagttcctGACCAAGGTTTTTGGCACTTACAGGTGAAACAGGTGGTCAAGGTCTGAAGGGTTACCCTGGGGATCAAGGTCCTAAAGGAGATGATGGAGTCTGTCCAGAAAACTGTGAACCCATTGTTGGTCCCCCCGGAGACCCAGGTCTAACGGGCCCTGCTGGACCCAGAGGGCTGCCTGGCCCCACAGGACTGAGAGGTCCCAAAGGCTATATGGGTGAAAAGGGTGATTTGGGTCAGTTTGGTGCTCCTGGACATGCGGGTGAGAAGGGAGAACTGGGTCCCCTGGGTGAGTGTAACTGTATAGATGGAATAGATGGGTTTCCAGGGCCGAAGGGGCCAATGGGAGACAAGGGGGTCCAGGGTCAGGAAGGTCCTGCAGGGCAAATGGGTTTAAAGGGGGATGAAGGAGACCAAGGGCCCACAGGAATAATGGGTTTGCCTGGTCTCTGCAAGCCAATGATCCAGTCAGCATTTTCTGCATGGCTTACATCCAGCTTCCCCTTTCCCACTGCCCCCGTGGCCTTTTCCAGTGTTTTCTACAACATCCAAATGCATTACAACACAACCACGGGTGTCTACACAGCCCCCACCGCAGGCACATATGTCTTCAAATACCACCTTGCCATTCATGAACGTATCCTTAAAGTTGGCCTCTTTCTAAATTCCATAGCAGTTGTGAAAACCACAGACAACAAACTGTTAGGAACATCCTCACACTCAGTCATCCTTCACCTGGAACAGGGAGACCGGGTTTGGGTTCAGGTGAAGGATTTGCACACTAATGGCATGTATGCAGGTCCAGAAATCAAAAGTACATTCTCTGGATTCTTGCTATATCAAGATGAATGTACATTTGAGGTAAGTCCCtatggataaaagcatctgctaaatgacatgtaatgtaatgtaatgatacaTAAATGACCTTTGGCCCCAATAGAAGTCAAAGATAAATGACGTTAGAGCACCATTACATGACTTCCTTTAAATATATTGCACCAAACCACCAACAATAGATTAGCACAATGAACTAAGCCAAACTACACTCAGCAGATTATTTTTGAAATCCCTTAAGCCAAACATTCATACTTCcactaaataaaatagaatagttTGAACCTGATTTATTCTCTGTTGCTCAATACTTTAGATGATTGTCATTAAACAAAACTTAAAGAGTAGAGTGGCTTTGATGAATGGTTTCAGTCCTCTCCATGGTAACTAATGTCTAGCTGGCTATGTCAGTTAATCTTTCATCTGGATTAGTATCAGTCAAGAGAGACCAATcaagagagacacagggagaagaTGAAACATCTACAGTATATGGACCAATCACACTGCTTGACAAAATACAATCTGGGACACAAGATTCTACAGACACAAGATTCTATAGATGTACATTGTGCGAGGAGTGTGTTGAGCTGCAAGTAAAATACACCATTTTTGTCACTTGACATGTTTGAAAATGGTTGCAAGACAAAGAATAAATGAGGCTTTAGAGCTACCAGGCAGAGAACGCTGGGttgaaaagttattttaaatttaGACTCAATTTTTGTCAAACTGTAGAATTCAAACTACCTTCGCCATTTGTATGTGGGGTTTTTTAATATAGACCTCTATACTCCAGTTCACAGGTAATTGAGCTCACTCACCTTGACCACAATTTATTTCAGGCTGAATCATTTGGttcactgtgaatgttttctgataaaaataaagtatCTTCATTTAGATCAATTTTATTCTTGGGGTAGTTGTTTTGGTCGTGTCATGTTGTTTGTCCTTGTTTTCTTGGCTTTTCTATTGTGAGAACATCCTGGAATTTATCAGCAGCTGAATCTCATCTCTTTGTTAACTGCTGAGATTTCATCTAATGATCCCCCAAAACCTGGTGCATCAGTGTAAGCTGATCTGCCTCCTGTCTTTAGACCACGGGGGTGGGGTTTCTTTATATAACAATGGAACAAAAACTCCACCATTCATGCCCTAATAAGTTGATCAGAGACATAGAGATGATACATGTCTCCTGACACCCGAGGAAGAAACTGATCTGAATTCAGAAGGTTCTGATGACGCCCGAGTCCCAGAGAGATAAATGGTTTCCATgtacctttgttttttttatttttgttttgagatGAATGTTGAGaatttattgacaaaaaaataaaagtaacaccGGCTGTTTTGTATAGGAGAGACAGAATGTTAACCCTGCATGAGACTATTTTCTCAATCAAGCTCCCATTAAGATTTCTGCCCCTTACCGCCCACTGTTGACAGTCCTGCACTATGATGGCCACTCCCGCCCACATCCCTcggacattaaaaaacattgtttctgACAAGGACCATaatattaatgtgtttgtggGGGATACCACACATGACAACATATCTAGGTCTGCTTTTTAAGACCTTAGAATCTGCAAAATGTTTGTATCgattcagcttttattttatccACACGGAACTGGTGCTGTGGGGGCCgtaaaatgctttgtttagaaAATGAGTGCCAGAGtgaaaaaatctcaaaatgcgacccttgcatttttgtttgtacaaCTAATAGACAACTGTGGGAAAACAATCTCATAGCCCCGCCGTCATTGTCTgctcctctttgtttttgtttgtttggtttattctctttatgttaactttattttccGTTCTTCGTCCCCATGGCTTGGTTCATTATGTCTCTATTTCTGTAATTGTATACATTGCAATGTATACTTCTTCAAACAACgctttatttaataaaaaaattgtcAATCTTTGGTGTACTTTTTTCGCAGCattacagtgccacatacaggcttggcatatgtactacagtgtcAATTTTAGGGGTTTCGTGTGTCATCTCTTGAAATGATGCCCTGTTTACGGAAaccttttttaataatgaagagAAATATCGTATTTCAGCAAGCTGTTTCTCTTCACTACAATCACACTGAAGTTAATTACATTTGGTTGTCTGTTTAGTTTTTCATCTTCACTGCATTTAATAAAACCAGATGGCGATTGATTGACTGTTTCTCTCCAATTAAACAGTGAAAGGAATCGTAGTTCCAACCAGGAGATGAACCCAGTACCAACCCAATAAgcaacacatgtatacatattttaacAGTTGATGCAGAATGTGGTTACACATTTCTGCTTGCATGTGCATGGCCGGGGTTCCATTTATACTAAAAGAAGGGTCTGCTTTGGTCTAGGGGTCCACGCATGACCCCCATTTTTAACTGTATTGTTTGAGGGATGAGTTGTACAGTCTTCTACAGAGAGGACCTCCTGGGATGTTTTGTACTACATGGAGAATAAGCAGTCTGTGTGCACGGCCAACAGTTGGGGTGCTTGCATACATTACGTCCATACAGGGTCCACACATACCTCTGCAGACCTAGGCAGatcacacaccaacacaaagaACAATAGATCACACATATTAATGAGTGTTAGGAAAATgttatacactgcctggccaaaaaaaatgttgccaactggatttaactaagctaataggtaaggggttgctgcagttggtcaggtctaggttcagcaacattatatgcccaaagaatgaggtcagctgactacctgactataatgaatgaccaggtTATTCCATAAATGCagttttttcttccctgatgacatggtcatatttcaagatgacaatgccaggattcagcAGGCTCAAACTGTGAAacagtggttcagggagcatgagacatcattttcacacatggattgaccaccacagagtccagaatctttgggatgtgctggagaaggctttgctcagtggcccgactctcccatcatcaatacaagatcttggtgaaaaatgaatggaacactggacagaaaataaatcttgtgacatagCAGTAGCTTATGGagacaatgccacagtgaatgattgccgtaatcaaagctaaaggcggtccaacgatgtcacccttttttttaggtggcgactttttttggccaggcagtgtatcatttacttttgtttttattttattattatcagaaCAAAGTAATAACTAACACTTTAGCTTCACTGACCACTGAAATTAAATTTCACAACAGTTCACATTATATTTACACCTGAAACTGGATCATTTAATTTATAACACTAAATGTCATTACATCATTACACCACCAGCAATTAAAAGCTGCTACATTCATGTGGACACAATAATATGAGGACACAAGACGTGGGCAAACGACGTGACAATAATGTGCACCGTTGTCATATGGAGGTATGACACCAGGCTACATGACATGTGGACAAGACAAGGGGACAGATGATATGTGGACAAACAACACATAGACAGATATGAAGTTAGAAAACATTACACATACACGTGTACAGACTGAGTTGAAACTTGTCAGTTTGAATTCAGAGATTCCTCAGACACAGTTGAAATATCACTCTAGAGGTCTAAAAACATACATGTGATCCTGTGTGTCATCAAGTGTTTGTCCCACTGTCCTGACTTGCTGTGAGACATGTCCCTATTAGCCCATATCCCCACACCCTGCAGACTACAGTAACTGTACAAAGGGGCACTAGAGGGCACTTCATAAGAGGGCAAATCCTGTCTTTTGACTAAACTGTTTGTGTTTAGTCTCTGgacagtcagtatgtttacatgcactgtTTAATCAAGCTTGGACTGTAGCCCGACTGAGTCAGGAAATTGGGCAACTTGCaaaatcagtttcctgttgacctttacatcacagaaaaacagctAACATGAGATAGACAGTGCTgtatgttctgtatgtttcgtacctgctgtacatcaGTCCAAAAGTTTTCTCCTTAGCTTTCGCTCTCGCCGACGTCATTGTGTTGTTGGTTCTTTTCCAGCAGCAGTaatgcagtttatacgtcgtctccttctacttcagggtcaaagaccggggagaaAACGTTGGTGCAGAAAGCCAAGGCTGACTCCActctgactaagtgtatacatgctggggtaatcggactatgaattgcattatccaggtatgttagtccgactaagactatcTCAAACCGACTAAAGTGGGACttttaacatacatgtaaatGCACTAAGTGTTGTAAACTCGGTCAGGGCGATGATGCAGGGACATGTCAGACATTTATCTTAGGCCTCAGTGGGAGACTCGTCATCATCTCCATAGACCACACCCTTCAGGTAGGCTCGTTTAAACTCCTCAAAGACCATGTCCTCAGTCTCACTGTgggacagagggacacacaataagagacagacacagagagagagagggagcaaggCAAAGGAACAAACGAGAATGAgaaacagagggacagagagaaatatggacagagagcgagagacaaagaaaatcatAGGGACAGgtagagaggaaaacagacagatggatgaagagagagacaaaagagactgagagacagaggcaCAGTGAGAGGGACAAAGTGGTCTTACCTATCCTTGGCTGAAGACATAAGTGAAAtgggaaaagtgaaaaaaaagaaaaaagaatatgaaGAAATTCTGATTGGATAGCTAGATATGAAGGTGGGTTCGGAGCCAAAGCCCCAACAGAGTTATTTTTAATATTGACTGACAGACAGCGGTGTCTGTAGGACACTCACTCTGAGGTCTGAGGTTACACTTACACATACGCTTTCATGCTTTACAGTGGGCATGTGTGATGCCTGGTGTTATCGACTTTCAAAAGTTACCAGAGCAGCGTGTGTCATGACCAGTTTCAGagcaaaacatgcagatgttgCTAAAGCAAATGTGATGCTCAAAGTGTCTCTCCTTGATGTGTGCACTCGACAACAACACCTGCAACAGGTAAAACACCCTTGTCCAAGAGCTCTGTTTGTACAATGtacatgtttgagattaaattAATGAGTATTCATAATAaccaaaagctctatgacacaGCATGATACCACAGCTAAATATGGAAAACAACCCCCTCTTGGGGAagccatatactgtatgtatgaacTGATGGCATTGCTTAGATGGGAGAGACTGGGGAAATGCAGCCACAGCTCCATGATGGGGTTGATTCATCTAAATGGTAAGGCAGGTTGGGGCAGGGCATGTCATCAAAATAATCATATAACGCTTGATTGGATTGAAATTAGTATACTCTCTGACTAACTGAATTCTCAGAGCAGATTCGAGGGCTTGGCaactttttaaatccaaaagAGTTATTAGACAAAGGGCTCCTTTGATACTTGGGCATGACAATATaacatgtttccatcatggtacagtttggtttggtacagtgtgGTATGATTTAGAACAGTAAAACCTTGGGTTTTACTATAGTACCATTTTACTATGGTacccccaagggaagggtaccaaaaatgGAATTGTATGTACCATTCTGTATCGAATTGAACCATTTCattcggtggaaacacggcattagttgattaaaatgttgattttcatgAACTTTAGCTTCTTCTCTCAGCTTCTGCCGTGACCCATTCACAGTGAATCAGTAGTGTTTCAGTTGAAGACTTCACTGCATATAAATAAGAGCAGTATCAAGCAAAGATGATGACTGGTGCCACAGACGTGGTGTCATAGCGTGACTATGATATGATAAGAGCAGTGACCCCACACCTCAGATAACTTCAGAGAAGGACACTCACCTGGTTCAGGATTTGGATTCATGAGTTTGAAaggaagctccacacacacgtcactaaaacacacagatatacacacacactgtaactcaCAGATACATACACATCACTGTAGCACACAAATACAGAGTATAAGTGTGATTGTGTACCTTGATGTCAGTGTCCTTTTgtgagcagagaaaacacagatgtgAGAGGGGTCACAGAGAGGTCACAGTGAGGTCAACGGTTGCTGAGTCATTGTGATGTCACACTCACCCACACGCGATCATCCTCAACACGACCTTATAAGACACAAGGATTCCCTGGACGTCCATCAGGACATCCTGtttcacactgagacacaaagagagagacgtCTGTCAAAATAGGgaaatttgtatttgtattttaatttaaggaACTATGCCAGTGTGATGCACCAGTAGGGTGCTTAGGCTATTATGTCTGACTAATATGAACTTTAAGTATTCTCATCATTAATAACTGTTGTGATACATCATGTGATGATCAGCGTGGGCTATGGGTATTTAAGATGTTGCTTCTGTGTTTAGCCACAGCCTGTGGGAAAGCCTGATGTGCTCAAAATGCTACTGGATAAAAAAGTCTTTTGAGTGGGCGTGTCCATGGCAggagtctcaaactcaaatgacctggggaccACTTTCCCTAATCTAATTTTGAGACatttgagacctctggtctaAAAGGAaatttttgtttctcttttgttcctGTGTGTATCTCACATGCTGGATGaagccaggtttgtgtcctcatGTTTTAGTCGTCCGTCCAGGGCCAGTCCTCTACGTTCTCTGTTGTAAGCCAGGACTGGAAACAGTGTGTAGTCTGTCCTCAGAGATGTCCCTGCAGGAACTGTGTCCCTGAAGAGACACAACAGATACAGACAGAGAAGTGAATAAAAAGAAGAGCAGCTGAATTTGTCTCCTCTTCGTGTATTGAAGCAGGGGTCTTAGGTCAGACTCACTCTGTCTCCTCTATGGCCACAGACTTGACGTATTTGTCGTTGGAGTAAAGAACAACGTTGGTCACCTGCTCCACTGCCAATACAAACGTTCATTAACAGTCAGTAACACCTTTAACATAACAACACCTGTAATTTCACCTGTGACATCTGTCCTGTGTCCTCACCTGACAGACTGATGTCTTTGATATTCCTGCTTGACGAGTTGGTGATGTCAACGTTGACTTTGACCGGCTCGCCATGGTAAAATGTCTGCAGACGGGAGAAAGACTGATTTAGCTACCTTAGCTTGTAAAGCTAATAATATGTTGCTAACGTTCGCTAAACATTGGTCTTGATTAATGCTTGTAAAGCTAATTATCTTCACAAGCTAATTAGTTTGTAAAGCTAATGATGTGTTCCTATATTAGCTAAACAGTGGTATTTTTGATCACCGACACTAAATCAGCTTCCTTAGCTGACTTAGCTTGTAAAGCTAATAATCTGATGCTAACATCAGCCAAATAATCACCTGCTCTGATTTAGCTACCTTGGCAAACATCTCCTGTAAAATACTCGTAATTTTTAGTTTTGAGAAAgatctgatttgtttttttggtgtgaatctgtttgaaaacactttacattacagtacagcaTCTTGGAATAACCCATCTTATTTATGATGCAATTCCTAGCGTGGCAATAATGGCAATAGTCTGGTAAGGGAGATAATATTACCATGAATACCATGAAAATTCCAAGGAAGTATCGAGGTAGTGGATGATAATTACTTTAGGCTATAATCAGTGTAATgtcttcacattaaaatgtttggtAATCAAAAGTAACATTATAAAAGTTTCAAATGCATCCAAGCTATTGCTGCAATATTACTTCATATTACAAATAATGTATACTGCACTGTAATGTAAAGAGTTACAATTTGTTTTCCTGGGTTTAACTGACTCTTTCACACATGAAGTTTCTTTGTTTACAAATTAACATAAACACTGGATGTTGATTGGACAGCTGCTGAAACTCATATGCAGGTTTTGTTTGAATCAGACTCAAATCTGGTAACCTTATGAGCTCACCTCTTTGGGCAGACTCATTTTGACATGCAGTGGATTCTCTGACATCAGGAACTCAAAGGTTGTCTCTGCGACCGGAGCCACGTCACTGAGTGCCGGACTGAACTGGATCTTACGGATACTCAGACGAACTGAACTCCTGCAGAGAAGAGACAACTCAGACTGATCCAAGCTCCGCTAAACCTGATCCTGATTATAATCTGGATCCCGGACTCActgtttgttgattttctcaTCTCTGTTTTCACCACAGAATGCCTTCACCTCAAACTCCACCGCACATTTCTGTCCAGACACACAGATGGTAGCAGGACACATTCAAGGAGACAAACATGGAATTTGGGTCACTC
This Solea senegalensis isolate Sse05_10M linkage group LG8, IFAPA_SoseM_1, whole genome shotgun sequence DNA region includes the following protein-coding sequences:
- the LOC122773553 gene encoding otolin-1-A-like, producing the protein MLTFPLYLLLMVVSLPIIVVMPQTIPLNNTYSPGENMTQEEHCHELLYSPDPVPMDELPWYCLCMQCQDSKGPKGDRGDLGLPGMPGTAGRRGVKGYRGIQGFMGTPGMKGQKGNDGERGQPGLCGMVGFQGSKGFKGETGGQGLKGYPGDQGPKGDDGVCPENCEPIVGPPGDPGLTGPAGPRGLPGPTGLRGPKGYMGEKGDLGQFGAPGHAGEKGELGPLGECNCIDGIDGFPGPKGPMGDKGVQGQEGPAGQMGLKGDEGDQGPTGIMGLPGLCKPMIQSAFSAWLTSSFPFPTAPVAFSSVFYNIQMHYNTTTGVYTAPTAGTYVFKYHLAIHERILKVGLFLNSIAVVKTTDNKLLGTSSHSVILHLEQGDRVWVQVKDLHTNGMYAGPEIKSTFSGFLLYQDECTFEVSPYG
- the LOC122774031 gene encoding S-arrestin-like, producing MSPKHIVFKKVSHDKSVTVYMAKRDFVDHCDFVDPVDGVILIDPLQLQGRKVYVMLSCTFRYGRQDMDVMGVAFRRDLFLVTRQVYPELQDKDTLTHTKIQKKLLQKLGDNAFPFFFEFPDNLPCSVTLQPGPLDVGKKCAVEFEVKAFCGENRDEKINKQSSVRLSIRKIQFSPALSDVAPVAETTFEFLMSENPLHVKMSLPKETFYHGEPVKVNVDITNSSSRNIKDISLSVEQVTNVVLYSNDKYVKSVAIEETEDTVPAGTSLRTDYTLFPVLAYNRERRGLALDGRLKHEDTNLASSSIVKQDVLMDVQGILVSYKVVLRMIACGTLTSSDVCVELPFKLMNPNPEPAKDSETEDMVFEEFKRAYLKGVVYGDDDESPTEA